One genomic region from Nymphaea colorata isolate Beijing-Zhang1983 chromosome 12, ASM883128v2, whole genome shotgun sequence encodes:
- the LOC116265496 gene encoding pentatricopeptide repeat-containing protein At1g63400-like isoform X2: MAVFWDRRCLQLCHHFSSKMRPSPFLFIRLFTSQELHPTFPFPSHGTYKNSKYGEPNLTTILIDQLLPSPCCSLPSTSHSLALTRVEQNRILMGLSRMVKTGRLFLLRRFFSYLELSLLADIMKFLAKHIDGSSAFLFFKMVFKCHFPCFFQDCCILAHHLSRKGMKLLCQDVLSYMVGRSIGDNACDFFEFLCATFDLYGSDVSVYDSLLRAYVRAGLVSMAVDTLSRMRNIGVMPSPSGLSILISSLFKLGDCAAAWRLFRDSLAKGPQPSIRTLNNIILGSCGNGDLERGKSLLAVMHKYGCHPDAFTFNIVINSCCTGGRMSDAFDLLSFMRSSGCNPNTITYNTLLNGACKRGNMAEARKIFDRMTLEEGISPNAVTYNTLLCGYCKVGDIDEANAIYVEMLEKGLSPDSFTFNILLSGCSKFGKKENADRVLRNMLERCVPPDSCTFNTLICRCCWTGRMEEAIELFHYMIDKGVSPCLVTFNTLIAGYARGEQVEEAFAVYQEMLRFGCQPSHVTYNSLLMSLCRKSKMDAAVELVSDMFDKGWHADKVAFTIMIDNYFRLGDAAKAFNLWKKMEDENVFPDVIAYTAFINGLCKMNCMTEAFQYFLQMSRRGLVPNNYTYNALIDGYCKIGNLSKALDLETEMKNKGLLPDLFTKNIIINGLCKPTCQTDSP, translated from the exons ATGGCGGTTTTCTGGGACCGCCGATGTTTGCAACTCTGCCACCATTTCTCCAGTAAGATGCGTCCATCCCCCTTCCTCTTCATCCGATTATTCACATCTCAGGAGCTTCACCCGACATTTCCGTTTCCTTCTCATGGTAcctataagaactcaaaatatgGGGAACCTAATCTCACAACCATTCTCATTGATCAGCTTTTGCCTTCACCTTGTTGTTCGCTGCCTTCCACTTCTCACTCATTGGCGCTTACTCGAGTGGAGCAAAATCGCATCCTAATGGGTTTGTCCAGAATGGTGAAAACAGGCAGGCTCTTCCTTCTCAGAAGGTTCTTTTCCTATCTGGAGCTTTCTCTCCTTGCAGATATCATGAAGTTTCTAGCAAAGCACATAGATGGGTCATCGGCATTTCTATTCTTCAAGATGGTCTTCAAGTGCCATTTCCCGTGCTTCTTTCAGGACTGTTGCATCCTTGCTCATCATCTTTCTAGGAAAGGAATGAAATTGCTCTGTCAAGACGTGCTCTCTTACATGGTCGGGCGAAGCATAGGTGATAATGCTTGTGACTTTTTTGAGTTTCTTTGCGCAACTTTCGATTTGTATGGTTCGGATGTATCTGTGTATGATTCGCTTCTTAGAGCCTATGTGCGTGCTGGATTGGTTTCAATGGCAGTCGATACACTCAGTAGGATGAGGAATATAGGAGTTATGCCCAGCCCGTCTGGCCTTAGCATCCTTATTAGTTCTCTGTTCAAGTTGGGTGATTGTGCCGCTGCCTGGAGATTGTTTAGGGATAGTTTGGCTAAAGGACCTCAGCCTAGCATTCGCACTTTGAATAATATCATTCTTGGTTCATGCGGAAATGGCGATTTGGAAAGAGGGAAGAGCCTTTTGGCAGTTATGCATAAGTATGGCTGTCATCCTGACGCTTTCACTTTTAATATTGTTATTAACTCCTGCTGCACTGGTGGTCGTATGTCAGATGCTTTTGATTTATTAAGTTTTATGAGAAGTAGTGGCTGCAATCCAAACACGATTACATATAATACATTACTAAATGGAGCTTGCAAAAGAGGCAACATGGCTGAAGCGAGAAAAATATTTGACAGGATGACACTAGAAGAGGGGATTTCACCTAATGCTGTCACATACAACACGCTCCTTTGTGGCTATTGTAAAGTTGGTGACATTGATGAGGCTAACGCTATATATGTTGAAATGCTTGAGAAAGGCCTTTCACCCGATAGTTTTACTTTCAACATTCTGCTCTCCGGTTGTAGCAAATTTGGGAAGAAAGAGAATGCGGACAGAGTTTTAAGGAATATGCTGGAAAGGTGTGTTCCTCCTGATTCTTGCACGTTCAATACACTAATTTGTAGGTGCTGCTGGACAGGACGAATGGAGGAAGCTATCGAACTTTTCCACTACATGATAGATAAGGGTGTTTCCCCGTGCCTGGTCACGTTTAATACACTTATTGCAGGTTATGCCAGAGGTGAGCAAGTAGAAGAGGCTTTTGCTGTGTACCAGGAGATGCTGAGGTTTGGATGTCAACCATCACATGTTACCTATAACTCGCTGCTGATGAGCTTGTGTAGGAAAAGCAAAATGGATGCTGCTGTCGAACTTGTGTCAGATATGTTTGACAAGGGGTGGCATGCTGATAAAGTTGCTTTTACAATAATGATTGATAATTATTTTCGACTAGGGGATGCTGCAAAAGCCTTTAATCTCTGGAAGAAGATGGAAGATGAAAATGTCTTTCCGGATGTCATTGCTTATACCGCTTTCATCAATGGCCTTTGTAAAATGAATTGCATGACTGAAGCATTTCAGTACTTTCTTCAGATGTCAAGAAGAGGCCTTGTGCCCAACAATTATACGTATAATGCTCTGATCGATGGGTACTGTAAGATTGGCAACTTATCTAAGGCACTTGACTTGGAGACTGAAATGAAGAACAAAGGACTTCTGCCTGACTTGTTtacaaaaaatatcatcattAATGGCCTCTGTAAG CCAACATGTCAAACGGATTCTCCCTGA
- the LOC116265496 gene encoding pentatricopeptide repeat-containing protein At1g63080, mitochondrial-like isoform X1, translated as MAVFWDRRCLQLCHHFSSKMRPSPFLFIRLFTSQELHPTFPFPSHGTYKNSKYGEPNLTTILIDQLLPSPCCSLPSTSHSLALTRVEQNRILMGLSRMVKTGRLFLLRRFFSYLELSLLADIMKFLAKHIDGSSAFLFFKMVFKCHFPCFFQDCCILAHHLSRKGMKLLCQDVLSYMVGRSIGDNACDFFEFLCATFDLYGSDVSVYDSLLRAYVRAGLVSMAVDTLSRMRNIGVMPSPSGLSILISSLFKLGDCAAAWRLFRDSLAKGPQPSIRTLNNIILGSCGNGDLERGKSLLAVMHKYGCHPDAFTFNIVINSCCTGGRMSDAFDLLSFMRSSGCNPNTITYNTLLNGACKRGNMAEARKIFDRMTLEEGISPNAVTYNTLLCGYCKVGDIDEANAIYVEMLEKGLSPDSFTFNILLSGCSKFGKKENADRVLRNMLERCVPPDSCTFNTLICRCCWTGRMEEAIELFHYMIDKGVSPCLVTFNTLIAGYARGEQVEEAFAVYQEMLRFGCQPSHVTYNSLLMSLCRKSKMDAAVELVSDMFDKGWHADKVAFTIMIDNYFRLGDAAKAFNLWKKMEDENVFPDVIAYTAFINGLCKMNCMTEAFQYFLQMSRRGLVPNNYTYNALIDGYCKIGNLSKALDLETEMKNKGLLPDLFTKNIIINGLCKVGKLKMAKTTFIHLHNDGLASDIVTYNTLIDAYCKASDMVNAMEFVNKMSFDGCCPDIVTYNIWIHALCNSYMTAQALKMLDEVVSLSIAPNTFSYNTILNGICKDALDRAPIVFGKLLKLAFVPNIVTVNVLLTHFCKQGMPSRALKWAEKLSQLPIAFDGVTHNILEMAQVSEYRVDEKSKITIKCLFLDFLMHLTFQLLLAERRHKEETRKENNLSIVLSGGSILSG; from the coding sequence ATGGCGGTTTTCTGGGACCGCCGATGTTTGCAACTCTGCCACCATTTCTCCAGTAAGATGCGTCCATCCCCCTTCCTCTTCATCCGATTATTCACATCTCAGGAGCTTCACCCGACATTTCCGTTTCCTTCTCATGGTAcctataagaactcaaaatatgGGGAACCTAATCTCACAACCATTCTCATTGATCAGCTTTTGCCTTCACCTTGTTGTTCGCTGCCTTCCACTTCTCACTCATTGGCGCTTACTCGAGTGGAGCAAAATCGCATCCTAATGGGTTTGTCCAGAATGGTGAAAACAGGCAGGCTCTTCCTTCTCAGAAGGTTCTTTTCCTATCTGGAGCTTTCTCTCCTTGCAGATATCATGAAGTTTCTAGCAAAGCACATAGATGGGTCATCGGCATTTCTATTCTTCAAGATGGTCTTCAAGTGCCATTTCCCGTGCTTCTTTCAGGACTGTTGCATCCTTGCTCATCATCTTTCTAGGAAAGGAATGAAATTGCTCTGTCAAGACGTGCTCTCTTACATGGTCGGGCGAAGCATAGGTGATAATGCTTGTGACTTTTTTGAGTTTCTTTGCGCAACTTTCGATTTGTATGGTTCGGATGTATCTGTGTATGATTCGCTTCTTAGAGCCTATGTGCGTGCTGGATTGGTTTCAATGGCAGTCGATACACTCAGTAGGATGAGGAATATAGGAGTTATGCCCAGCCCGTCTGGCCTTAGCATCCTTATTAGTTCTCTGTTCAAGTTGGGTGATTGTGCCGCTGCCTGGAGATTGTTTAGGGATAGTTTGGCTAAAGGACCTCAGCCTAGCATTCGCACTTTGAATAATATCATTCTTGGTTCATGCGGAAATGGCGATTTGGAAAGAGGGAAGAGCCTTTTGGCAGTTATGCATAAGTATGGCTGTCATCCTGACGCTTTCACTTTTAATATTGTTATTAACTCCTGCTGCACTGGTGGTCGTATGTCAGATGCTTTTGATTTATTAAGTTTTATGAGAAGTAGTGGCTGCAATCCAAACACGATTACATATAATACATTACTAAATGGAGCTTGCAAAAGAGGCAACATGGCTGAAGCGAGAAAAATATTTGACAGGATGACACTAGAAGAGGGGATTTCACCTAATGCTGTCACATACAACACGCTCCTTTGTGGCTATTGTAAAGTTGGTGACATTGATGAGGCTAACGCTATATATGTTGAAATGCTTGAGAAAGGCCTTTCACCCGATAGTTTTACTTTCAACATTCTGCTCTCCGGTTGTAGCAAATTTGGGAAGAAAGAGAATGCGGACAGAGTTTTAAGGAATATGCTGGAAAGGTGTGTTCCTCCTGATTCTTGCACGTTCAATACACTAATTTGTAGGTGCTGCTGGACAGGACGAATGGAGGAAGCTATCGAACTTTTCCACTACATGATAGATAAGGGTGTTTCCCCGTGCCTGGTCACGTTTAATACACTTATTGCAGGTTATGCCAGAGGTGAGCAAGTAGAAGAGGCTTTTGCTGTGTACCAGGAGATGCTGAGGTTTGGATGTCAACCATCACATGTTACCTATAACTCGCTGCTGATGAGCTTGTGTAGGAAAAGCAAAATGGATGCTGCTGTCGAACTTGTGTCAGATATGTTTGACAAGGGGTGGCATGCTGATAAAGTTGCTTTTACAATAATGATTGATAATTATTTTCGACTAGGGGATGCTGCAAAAGCCTTTAATCTCTGGAAGAAGATGGAAGATGAAAATGTCTTTCCGGATGTCATTGCTTATACCGCTTTCATCAATGGCCTTTGTAAAATGAATTGCATGACTGAAGCATTTCAGTACTTTCTTCAGATGTCAAGAAGAGGCCTTGTGCCCAACAATTATACGTATAATGCTCTGATCGATGGGTACTGTAAGATTGGCAACTTATCTAAGGCACTTGACTTGGAGACTGAAATGAAGAACAAAGGACTTCTGCCTGACTTGTTtacaaaaaatatcatcattAATGGCCTCTGTAAGGTGGGCAAACTTAAGATGGCAAAGACCACATTTATTCATTTGCATAATGATGGCCTAGCCTCTGATATTGTCACCTACAATACTCTTATTGATGCTTACTGTAAGGCATCTGATATGGTTAATGCAATGGAGTTTGTGAACAAAATGTCCTTTGATGGGTGTTGCCCTGATATTGTTACGTACAATATATGGATTCATGCACTTTGCAATAGCTATATGACAGCTCAAGCCTTGAAGATGCTTGATGAAGTTGTTTCACTAAGCATTGCCCCAAACACGTTTAGCTACAATACCATCCTGAATGGTATCTGCAAGGATGCACTTGATAGGGCTCCTATCGTGTTTGGTAAACTGCTGAAGTTGGCCTTTGTTCCAAATATTGTTACAGTAAATGTGTTACTTACGCACTTCTGCAAACAAGGCATGCCTTCAAGGGCATTAAAATGGGCAGAGAAGTTGAGTCAGCTGCCTATTGCCTTCGATGGTGTTACTCATAATATTCTAGAAATGGCCCAGGTTTCTGAGTACAGAGTTGATGAAAAGTCAAAAATTACAAtcaaatgtttatttttggattttttaatgCATCTTACCTTTCAACTGTTATTGGCAGAAAGAAGACATAAAGAAGagacaaggaaagaaaataacttGTCAATTGTTTTATCTGGTGGCAGTATATTGAGTGGCTAA